Proteins co-encoded in one Arachis hypogaea cultivar Tifrunner chromosome 13, arahy.Tifrunner.gnm2.J5K5, whole genome shotgun sequence genomic window:
- the LOC112733811 gene encoding probable beta-D-xylosidase 6 isoform X2, with protein MCKLVWFIILVLLFDHLTSESESVEFACKPPRHSTYPFCNTSLTISGRAQSLISLLTLSEKLQRLTTNSSSIPRLGIPPYQWRNHALHGVAATTVASATSFPQVILTAASFNRTLWYLIGSAIGVEGRALYNAGLAGLTFWSPNVNVFRDPRWGRGQETPGEDPMLCSAYASEFVRGLQGGPHDHGLFVSACCKHFTAYDLDKWANFTKYNFNALVTQQDLEDTYLPPFRSCIQQGGASCLMCSFNQVNGVPACANEDLLGLARTKWGFQGYITSDCDAVANVYEYHKYAKSAEDAVADVLRAGVDINCGTYMLRHTQSAIKQGKVEEEELDRALFNLFSVQLRLGMFDGDPRKGQFGKLGPWNVCSTEHRTLALEAARQGIVLLKNENKILPLDRDFITSLAVIGPMATETKLGGDYSACQSVEGFNEAIETAKEADYVIIVAGIDTTQEGEDLDRDSLVLPGEQMVLISAIADASKRPVILVLTGGGPLDVLSADRNPLISSILWVGYPGEAGAKALAEIIFGLVNPAGRLPMTWYPESFTNVPMSDMNMRADPSRGYPGRTYRFYTGTRIYGFGHGLSYSAFSYKFLSSSPTKISLYKSLKAERLEGVDEVLVDDMQDCSKLRFGMQVSVMNLGDLDGSHVVMLFSRWPKVLQGSPTTQLVGFSSVHTVSYESIETSILVDPCQHLSLAYESGKRILPLGSYTFSVGDTHHILSLQIY; from the exons ATGTGCAAGTTGGTGTGGTTCATCATCCTTGTTCTTCTCTTTGATCACTTGACTTCAGAATCAGAGAGTGTTGAATTCGCATGCAAGCCACCACGCCATAGCACCTACCCTTTCTGCAACACCTCCCTCACCATCTCAGGCAGAGCTCAATCCCTTATCTCACTCCTCACACTCTCCGAGAAGCTTCAGCGCCTCACTACCAACTCCTCATCCATTCCCAGGCTCGGCATTCCTCCCTACCAGTGGCGTAACCACGCTCTCCATGGCGTTGCAGCCACCACTGTTGCTTCCGCAACAAGCTTCCCTCAGGTGATACTCACAGCGGCTTCATTCAATAGGACGCTTTGGTATTTGATTGGTTCTGCCATTGGCGTGGAGGGAAGGGCTTTGTACAATGCTGGACTAGCTGGTTTGACTTTTTGGTCTCCAAATGTCAACGTTTTTAGGGACCCTCGGTGGGGGAGGGGACAAGAGACCCCTGGTGAGGATCCTATGCTTTGTTCTGCCTATGCTTCTGAGTTTGTGAGGGGCCTCCAGGGTGGTCCTCATGATCATGGACTCTTTGTCTCTGCTTGTTGCAAACATTTTACAGCTTATGATTTGGACAAGTGGGCCAATTTCACCAAGTATAACTTCAATGCTCTT GTAACACAGCAAGATTTGGAGGACACTTATCTGCCCCCATTTCGTAGTTGCATTCAACAAGGCGGAGCAAGCTGTTTGATGTGTTCTTTCAACCAAGTTAATGGTGTTCCAGCTTGTGCCAATGAGGATCTACTTGGACTAGCTAGAACCAAGTGGGGCTTTCAAGG GTATATCACCTCAGACTGTGATGCAGTGGCCAACGTTTATGAATATCACAAGTATGCAAAATCAGCAGAAGATGCTGTTGCTGATGTTCTCAGAGCAG GTGTGGACATTAATTGTGGAACATACATGCTTAGACATACTCAATCTGCTATCAAACAAGGGAAGGTAGAAGAAGAGGAGCTAGATAGAGCTCTTTTCAACCTATTCTCAGTTCAACTTCGCCTAGGAATGTTTGATGGCGACCCCAGAAAGGGGCAATTTGGGAAATTGGGGCCATGGAATGTTTGTAGCACAGAGCACAGAACCCTGGCACTTGAGGCTGCAAGGCAAGGGATTGTGCTGCTGAAGAATGAGAATAAGATCCTTCCATTGGATAGAGATTTTATTACCTCTTTAGCTGTAATTGGTCCAATGGCAACAGAAACTAAATTAGGTGGTGACTACTCAG CATGCCAATCAGTTGAAGGTTTCAATGAAGCCATTGAAACTGCTAAAGAAGCTGACTATGTTATCATAGTTGCTGGAATTGACACAACACAAGAGGGAGAGGATCTTGACAGAGATAGTCTTGTATTACCTGGTGAACAGATGGTACTTATATCCGCCATAGCCGATGCTAGTAAACGTCCAGTGATTCTAGTACTCACTGGTGGAGGGCCCCTTGATGTTTTGTCTGCTGATAGAAACCCTCTCATTTCAAGTATTCTGTGGGTCGGGTACCCTGGTGAGGCTGGTGCAAAAGCATTGGCTGAGATTATATTTGGACTCGTTAATCCAG CTGGAAGGCTTCCAATGACATGGTATCCAGAGTCATTTACCAATGTGCCCATGAGTGACATGAACATGAGGGCTGATCCATCTCGTGGCTATCCAGGAAGAACATACCGATTCTACACTGGCACTAGAATTTACGGATTTGGACATGGCCTGAGTTACAGTGCTTTCTCATACAAGTtcttatcatcatcaccaactaAAATTAGTTTGTACAAAAGTCTAAAGGCAGAGAGATTAGAAGGTGTTGATGAGGTTCTAGTTGATGACATGCAAGATTGCAGCAAGTTGAGATTTGGAATGCAAGTTTCTGTGATGAACCTTGGTGACTTGGATGGAAGCCATGTTGTGATGTTGTTCTCTAGGTGGCCTAAAGTTCTACAAGGTTCTCCAACAACACAGCTGGTTGGTTTCAGCAGTGTGCACACTGTTTCTTATGAATCTATTGAAACAAGCATTTTGGTAGATCCTTGTCAACACTTGAGCCTTGCTTATGAGAGTGGAAAGAGGATATTACCCTTAGGCAGTTACACATTCAGTGTAGGGGATACACACCATATACTTTCACTTCAAATTTATTGA
- the LOC112733811 gene encoding probable beta-D-xylosidase 6 isoform X1, which translates to MCKLVWFIILVLLFDHLTSESESVEFACKPPRHSTYPFCNTSLTISGRAQSLISLLTLSEKLQRLTTNSSSIPRLGIPPYQWRNHALHGVAATTVASATSFPQVILTAASFNRTLWYLIGSAIGVEGRALYNAGLAGLTFWSPNVNVFRDPRWGRGQETPGEDPMLCSAYASEFVRGLQGGPHDHGLFVSACCKHFTAYDLDKWANFTKYNFNALVTQQDLEDTYLPPFRSCIQQGGASCLMCSFNQVNGVPACANEDLLGLARTKWGFQGYITSDCDAVANVYEYHKYAKSAEDAVADVLRAGVDINCGTYMLRHTQSAIKQGKVEEEELDRALFNLFSVQLRLGMFDGDPRKGQFGKLGPWNVCSTEHRTLALEAARQGIVLLKNENKILPLDRDFITSLAVIGPMATETKLGGDYSGIACSSRSIYEELQEFTKGFLSISYASGCHDIACQSVEGFNEAIETAKEADYVIIVAGIDTTQEGEDLDRDSLVLPGEQMVLISAIADASKRPVILVLTGGGPLDVLSADRNPLISSILWVGYPGEAGAKALAEIIFGLVNPAGRLPMTWYPESFTNVPMSDMNMRADPSRGYPGRTYRFYTGTRIYGFGHGLSYSAFSYKFLSSSPTKISLYKSLKAERLEGVDEVLVDDMQDCSKLRFGMQVSVMNLGDLDGSHVVMLFSRWPKVLQGSPTTQLVGFSSVHTVSYESIETSILVDPCQHLSLAYESGKRILPLGSYTFSVGDTHHILSLQIY; encoded by the exons ATGTGCAAGTTGGTGTGGTTCATCATCCTTGTTCTTCTCTTTGATCACTTGACTTCAGAATCAGAGAGTGTTGAATTCGCATGCAAGCCACCACGCCATAGCACCTACCCTTTCTGCAACACCTCCCTCACCATCTCAGGCAGAGCTCAATCCCTTATCTCACTCCTCACACTCTCCGAGAAGCTTCAGCGCCTCACTACCAACTCCTCATCCATTCCCAGGCTCGGCATTCCTCCCTACCAGTGGCGTAACCACGCTCTCCATGGCGTTGCAGCCACCACTGTTGCTTCCGCAACAAGCTTCCCTCAGGTGATACTCACAGCGGCTTCATTCAATAGGACGCTTTGGTATTTGATTGGTTCTGCCATTGGCGTGGAGGGAAGGGCTTTGTACAATGCTGGACTAGCTGGTTTGACTTTTTGGTCTCCAAATGTCAACGTTTTTAGGGACCCTCGGTGGGGGAGGGGACAAGAGACCCCTGGTGAGGATCCTATGCTTTGTTCTGCCTATGCTTCTGAGTTTGTGAGGGGCCTCCAGGGTGGTCCTCATGATCATGGACTCTTTGTCTCTGCTTGTTGCAAACATTTTACAGCTTATGATTTGGACAAGTGGGCCAATTTCACCAAGTATAACTTCAATGCTCTT GTAACACAGCAAGATTTGGAGGACACTTATCTGCCCCCATTTCGTAGTTGCATTCAACAAGGCGGAGCAAGCTGTTTGATGTGTTCTTTCAACCAAGTTAATGGTGTTCCAGCTTGTGCCAATGAGGATCTACTTGGACTAGCTAGAACCAAGTGGGGCTTTCAAGG GTATATCACCTCAGACTGTGATGCAGTGGCCAACGTTTATGAATATCACAAGTATGCAAAATCAGCAGAAGATGCTGTTGCTGATGTTCTCAGAGCAG GTGTGGACATTAATTGTGGAACATACATGCTTAGACATACTCAATCTGCTATCAAACAAGGGAAGGTAGAAGAAGAGGAGCTAGATAGAGCTCTTTTCAACCTATTCTCAGTTCAACTTCGCCTAGGAATGTTTGATGGCGACCCCAGAAAGGGGCAATTTGGGAAATTGGGGCCATGGAATGTTTGTAGCACAGAGCACAGAACCCTGGCACTTGAGGCTGCAAGGCAAGGGATTGTGCTGCTGAAGAATGAGAATAAGATCCTTCCATTGGATAGAGATTTTATTACCTCTTTAGCTGTAATTGGTCCAATGGCAACAGAAACTAAATTAGGTGGTGACTACTCAG GAATAGCCTGCTCCTCAAGAAGCATATATGAGGAACTCCAAGAGTTTACAAAGGGATTCTTATCGATTTCATATGCTTCTGGTTGCCATGACATAGCATGCCAATCAGTTGAAGGTTTCAATGAAGCCATTGAAACTGCTAAAGAAGCTGACTATGTTATCATAGTTGCTGGAATTGACACAACACAAGAGGGAGAGGATCTTGACAGAGATAGTCTTGTATTACCTGGTGAACAGATGGTACTTATATCCGCCATAGCCGATGCTAGTAAACGTCCAGTGATTCTAGTACTCACTGGTGGAGGGCCCCTTGATGTTTTGTCTGCTGATAGAAACCCTCTCATTTCAAGTATTCTGTGGGTCGGGTACCCTGGTGAGGCTGGTGCAAAAGCATTGGCTGAGATTATATTTGGACTCGTTAATCCAG CTGGAAGGCTTCCAATGACATGGTATCCAGAGTCATTTACCAATGTGCCCATGAGTGACATGAACATGAGGGCTGATCCATCTCGTGGCTATCCAGGAAGAACATACCGATTCTACACTGGCACTAGAATTTACGGATTTGGACATGGCCTGAGTTACAGTGCTTTCTCATACAAGTtcttatcatcatcaccaactaAAATTAGTTTGTACAAAAGTCTAAAGGCAGAGAGATTAGAAGGTGTTGATGAGGTTCTAGTTGATGACATGCAAGATTGCAGCAAGTTGAGATTTGGAATGCAAGTTTCTGTGATGAACCTTGGTGACTTGGATGGAAGCCATGTTGTGATGTTGTTCTCTAGGTGGCCTAAAGTTCTACAAGGTTCTCCAACAACACAGCTGGTTGGTTTCAGCAGTGTGCACACTGTTTCTTATGAATCTATTGAAACAAGCATTTTGGTAGATCCTTGTCAACACTTGAGCCTTGCTTATGAGAGTGGAAAGAGGATATTACCCTTAGGCAGTTACACATTCAGTGTAGGGGATACACACCATATACTTTCACTTCAAATTTATTGA
- the LOC112733812 gene encoding nodulation receptor kinase, producing the protein MMEKSDNLVLLRQVVPYVLCLCIFIRSASASEGFESIACCADSNYKDPLTNLDYKTDYAWFSDTRSCRPITSVLKHSAYGRLRVFDIEKGKRCYNLATTKDQVYLIRGTFPSENEPGKGSFGVSIGVTVLGTVRSSSQDLRIEGVFRATKNNTDFCLVTEEGNPYISQLELRSVSEEYLQGLNSSVLKLINRSNLGGKEDDIRYPIDQSDRIWKRTTTSPYTPISFNISILDHKSNVTPPLKVLQTALTHPERLEFNHNGLEVKEDYEYLVFLYFLELNNSVREGLRVFDIYVNSEIKKASFDVLSEGSNYRHIVLNASSANGSLNLTLVKASGSVFGPSCNAYEIMQVRPWKQETNQTDLVAILKIREELITENHDNKVLQSWTGDPCMLFAWQGISCDFSNDAPVIIKLDLSLSNLKGPLPSSVTELTNLQIMNLSHNNFNGHIPSFPSSSMLTSLDLRYNDLMGSLPPSYNSLPHLKSIYYGCNDRMDHKLSGNLNISINTDNGSCQKGNDFPQQVAIISAVACGSFLIAMAVGTIFIYRYRQRLNPLEAFGRKSNPMITNVIFSLNSIDDFLIKSISIQAFTLEYIEVATEKYNILIGEGGFGSVYRGTLENGQVVAVKVRSATSTQGTREFDNELNLLSAIRHENLVPLLGYCNENDQQILVYPFMSNGSLQDRLYGEPAKRKILDWPTRLSIALGAARGLAYLHSFPERSVIHRDVKSSNILLDHSMCAKVADFGFSKYAPQEGDSAVSLEVRGTAGYLDPEYYTTQQLSAKSDVFSFGVVLLEIVSGREPLNIHRPRNEWSLVEWAKPYIRASKIEEIVDPGIKGGYHAEAMWRVLEVALQCVEPFSTNRPAMDDVMRELEDALIIENNASEYMKSIESLGSNRYSIVIEKRVPPSTSSMVESTIIPQSLNHPQPR; encoded by the exons ATGATGGAGAAATCAGATAATTTGGTATTATTAAGACAGGTTGTGCCATATGTCTTATGTTTGTGCATATTTATCAGATCAGCTTCTGCAAGTGAAG GATTTGAGAGCATAGCATGCTGTGCTGATTCAAACTATAAAGATCCATTGACCAACTTAGATTACAAAACAGATTATGCTTGGTTCTCTGATACAAGAAGTTGCAGGCCAATAACTAGTGTGTTAAAACATTCAGCCTATGGAAGATTAAGAGTGTTTGACATAGAAAAGGGAAAGAGATGTTACAATTTGGCCACAACTAAGGATCAAGTGTATCTGATAAGGGGCACATTTCCATCTGAAAATGAACCAGGTAAAGGTTCCTTTGGTGTTTCTATAGGGGTAACAGTGTTAGGTACAGTGAGATCATCATCGCAGGACTTGAGAATTGAAGGAGTTTTCAGAGCCACAAAGAACAACACAGACTTTTGCCTAGTGACAGAAGAGGGTAACCCTTATATATCTCAGCTTGAGCTAAGATCAGTGTCTGAAGAGTATCTGCAGGGTTTGAATTCTAGTGTCCTGAAGCTGATCAACAGAAGTAATCTTGGGGGAAAAGAAGATGACATAAG GTACCCAATTGATCAAAGTGATAGAATCTGGAAAAGAACTACTACAAGTCCATACACTCCTATATCATTCAATATTAGCATTTTGGACCACAAATCTAATGTGACACCTCCTCTGAAAGTTCTACAAACAGCTTTGACTCACCCTGAAAGGTTGGAATTCAATCACAATGGCCTTGAGGTTAAGGAGGATTACGAGTACCTTGTGTTTCTCTACTTCCTTGAATTGAATAACAGTGTTAGAGAAGGCCTAAGAGTGTTTGACATCTATGTTAACAGTGAGATTAAGAAGGCTAGTTTTGATGTATTAAGTGAAGGGTCAAATTATAGACACATTGTGTTGAATGCTTCTTCAGCAAATGGATCACTTAATCTAACATTGGTCAAGGCATCTGGATCTGTGTTTGGACCCTCTTGTAATGCTTATGAGATCATGCAGGTGCGACCATGGAAGCAAGAAACCAACCAAACAGATT TGGTGGCGATTTTGAAGATAAGAGAAGAACTAATCACTGAAAACCATGATAACAAAGTCCTACAAAGCTGGACCGGTGACCCATGCATGCTTTTTGCATGGCAAGGAATATCATGTGATTTTTCCAATGATGCACCTGTTATCATTAAGCT GGATCTTTCCTTAAGTAATCTGAAAGGACCACTTCCATCCAGTGTCACAGAGTTGACTAACTTACAAATAAT GAACCTTAGCCACAACAACTTCAATGGCCATATCCCCTCATTTCCAAGTTCCTCAATGCTCACTTCACT AGATCTGAGATACAATGATCTTATGGGGTCACTTCCACCGTCATATAACTCACTGCCACATTTAAAGTCAAT ATATTATGGCTGCAATGATCGCATGGACCATAAGCTTTCAGGAAACTTGAACATTTCAATCAATACAGA TAATGGAAGTTGTCAGAAAGGGAATGATTTTCCACAACAAGTAGCAATTATTTCAGCCGTTGCATGTGGCTCTTTCTTGATTGCTATGGCTGTTGGAACAATTTTCATTTATCGTTATAGACAGAGATTAAATCCATTGGAAGCATTTGGAAGAAAAAGCAACCCAATGATAACAA ATGTGATATTCTCATTGAACAGCATAGACGATTTCTTGATAAAATCTATTTCAATTCAAGCATTCACTTTGGAATATATAGAGGTTGCAACCGAAAAGTACAACATTTTGATAGGTGAAGGAGGCTTTGGTTCTGTCTACCGTGGCACCCTAGAAAATGGTCAAGTTGTGGCTGTGAAGGTTCGGTCAGCCACATCAACGCAAGGCACTCGAGAATTTGATAATGAG CTAAACCTGCTTTCTGCAATAAGGCATGAGAACCTGGTGCCTCTTCTTGGTTATTGTAATGAAAATGACCAACAAATTCTGGTTTATCCTTTTATGTCCAATGGCTCTCTGCAAGATAGACTATATG GAGAACCTGCAAAGAGAAAAATACTAGACTGGCCAACCAGACTGTCTATTGCTCTTGGTGCCGCCCGAG GTTTGGCATATTTGCACTCGTTCCCTGAGCGATCTGTAATTCACAGGGATGTGAAATCAAGCAATATACTTTTGGATCACAGCATGTGTGCTAAGGTTGCAGATTTTGGTTTTTCAAAATATGCTCCACAGGAAGGAGACAGTGCTGTTTCGCTTGAAGTAAGAGGAACTGCAGGATATCTTGATCCTGA GTACTACACAACCCAGCAATTATCTGCAAAGAGTGATGTCTTCAGCTTTGGTGTGGTTCTTCTTGAAATTGTGAGTGGCCGGGAGCCTCTCAACATCCATAGACCGCGGAATGAGTGGAGTTTGGTTGAATGG GCTAAACCGTACATAAGGGCATCAAAGATTGAGGAAATTGTGGATCCTGGCATCAAGGGAGGGTACCATGCAGAAGCAATGTGGAGAGTGTTGGAAGTAGCACTGCAATGTGTTGAACCTTTCTCAACAAATAGACCGGCCATGGATGACGTCATGCGCGAGTTGGAGGATGCTCTGATCATAGAAAACAATGCATCGGAGTACATGAAGTCCATAGAGAGCCTTGGATCCAACCGTTACTCTATTGTCATAGAGAAAAGGGTGCCACCCTCGACCTCGTCAATGGTAGAATCAACCATCATACCTCAATCCTTGAACCATCCGCAGCCGAGGTAG
- the LOC112733813 gene encoding organellar oligopeptidase A, chloroplastic/mitochondrial, whose product MAATTQDDNPLLKEFEFPPFDAVEAKHVRPGIRGLLTKLEADLDELERTVEPSWPKLVEPLEKIVDRLSVVWGIVNHLKSVKDNSDLRSAIEDVQPEKVKFQLRLGQSKPIYNAFRAIQESPDWNTLSDARKRIVETQIREAVLNGVSLEDDKREQFNKIEQELERLSQKFEENVLDATKKFEKQITDKKEIEGLPATALGLAAQSAVSKGHENASAENGPWVITLDAPCFIAVMQHARNRSLREEVYRAYVTRASSGDLDNTDIINQILKLRLEKAKLLNYNNYAEVSMATKMATVDKAEELLEKLRKASWDAAVQDIEDLKTFAKSQGAAEADDLTHWDINFWSERLRESKYDINEEELRPFFSLPKVIDGLFNLAKTLFGIEIEAADGLAPVWNKDVRFFRVKDSLGSPIAYFYFDPYSRPSEKKQGAWMDEVVARSRVLSHDGISPRLPVAHMVCNQTPPVGDKPSLMTFREVETVFHEFGHALQHMLTKQDEGLVAGIRGIEWDAVELPSQFMENWCYHRETLMGIAKHFETGESLPEDVYLKLVAARTYRAGSLSLRQLRFATVDLELHTKYVPGGPESIYDVDRRVSEKTQVIPPLPEDRFLCSFSHIFAGGYAAGYYSYKWAEVLSADAFSAFEDAGLDDIKAVKETGCKFRETILALGGGKAPLEVFVQFRGREPTPDALLRHNGLVSAAA is encoded by the exons ATGGCGGCAACTACACAGGACGATAACCCACTCCTGAAGGAATTCGAGTTCCCTCCTTTCGATGCGGTGGAAGCGAAGCACGTGCGCCCGGGGATCCGCGGCCTCCTCACGAAGCTGGAAGCTGACTTGGACGAACTTGAACGCACTGTTGAGCCCTCCTGGCCCAAACTTGTTGAACCCTTGGAAAAGATTGTCGATCGCCTCTCCGTTGTCTGGGGCATCGTCAACCACCTCAAGTCCGTTAAGGATAATTCCGACCTCCGTTCCGCCATTGAAGATGTTCAG CCGGAGAAGGTTAAGTTCCAGCTTAGATTAGGGCAAAGCAAGCCCATTTACAATGCCTTCCGAGCCATTCAGGAGTCTCCTGATTGGAACACATTAAGTGATGCTCGCAAGCGTATAGTTGAAA CACAAATAAGGGAGGCGGTTCTTAATGGAGTTTCTCTTGAAGATGACAAAAGAGAGCAATTTAACAAAATTGAACAG GAACTAGAAAGGTTATCACAAAAATTTGAGGAGAATGTTTTGGATGCAACAAAAAAGTTTGAAAAGCAAATCACTGATAAGAAAGAGATTGAAGGATTACCTGCTACTGCTCTTGGGTTGGCAGCTCAAAGTGCAGTGTCTAAG GGACATGAAAATGCTTCTGCTGAGAATGGACCATGGGTTATCACATTGGATGCTCCATGTTTTATTGCTGTAATGCAACATGCTCGTAATCGTTCTTTGCGTGAGGAAGTCTACCGTGCATATGTTACGCGTGCTTCAAGTGGAGATTTGGATAATACAGacataattaatcaaattttaaagcttaggTTGGAAAAGGCCAAGCTTCTCAATTACAACAACTATGCTGAG GTTAGCATGGCTACCAAAATGGCAACTGTTGATAAAGCAGAAGAACTTCTGGAAAAGCTTCGCAAAGCTTCCTGGGATGCTGCCGTGCAAG ATATTGAAGATCTTAAGACATTTGCCAAAAGTCAAGGTGCAGCTGAAGCTGACGATTTGACACATTGGGACATCAACTTTTGGAGTGAGAGGCTACGTGAATCAAAGTATGATATTAATGAG GAAGAATTACGCCCATTTTTCTCTCTCCCAAAGGTTATTGATGGGCTCTTTAACCTTGCAAAAACTCTTTTTGGTATTGAAATTGAGGCAGCTGATGGCCTAGCCCCG GTTTGGAATAAGGATGTCAGGTTCTTCCGTGTTAAAGATTCTTTAGGTAGTCCAATTGCATACTTCTATTTTGATCCATACAGTCGTCCCTCTGAAAAAAAACAAGGTGCATGGATGGATGAAGTTGTTGCTCGTAGTCGTGTATTATCACATGATGGTATCTCGCCAAGGTTACCTGTTGCCCACATGGTGTGCAATCAAACACCACCAGTAGGGGACAAGCCTAGCCTAATGACATTCCGTGAG GTTGAGACCGTCTTCCATGAATTTGGTCATGCACTACAACACATGCTTACCAAGCAGGATGAGGGTTTGGTTGCTGGTATTCGAGGGATAGAGTGGGATGCTGTTGAGCTACCTTCTCAGTTCATGGAAAATTGGTGCTATCATAG AGAGACTCTAATGGGTATTGCAAAGCACTTTGAAACTGGGGAGTCTCTTCCCGAAGATGTATACTTGAAGCTTGTGGCAGCTAGGACTTATCGTGCTGGGTCTCTAAGTCTTCGGCAG TTAAGATTTGCAACTGTAGATCTAGAGCTTCATACAAAATATGTTCCTGGAGGACCAGAATCTATCTATGATGTTGACCGGAGAGTTTCTGAGAAAACACAAGTGATTCCTCCACTGCCAGAGGACAGGTTTCTTTGCAGTTTTAGCCACATATTTGCAG GTGGATATGCAGCTGGATATTACAGTTACAAG TGGGCTGAGGTGTTGTCTGCAGATGCTTTCTCTGCATTTGAGGATGCTGGGTTAGATGACATCAAG GCTGTTAAAGAAACAGGGTGCAAGTTCCGCGAGACGATTCTTGCTCTTGGAGGCGGCAAGGCACCCCTAGAG GTGTTTGTGCAATTCCGGGGGCGAGAACCAACACCGGATGCATTGCTCAGGCACAATGGCCTAGTGTCAGCTGCAGCTTGA